The following proteins come from a genomic window of Tepidiforma thermophila:
- a CDS encoding SDR family NAD(P)-dependent oxidoreductase, producing MKNLQDRVAVVTGASRGIGTYIAKELAKEGCHVVLAARTVPALEGLAEEIRGMGRRALPVACDVADADSRRSLVSAAVAEFGRIDILVNNAGIEVTAHFEDQDDEELDRIIRVNLIAPMQLTRLVLPGMLERKRGHIVNISSLAGKVPVPYSSPYAASKAGLIAFTEGLRAELQGTGVSASAICPGFVADAGMYADWERETGTRASFLAGTVKPERVARDVVKAIRKNRPEMLQFWLPARPTAVLAELAPGMFEKIYPIFGVKKTYEKIADRRREEKRKAQQGAAAG from the coding sequence ATGAAGAATCTGCAGGACCGCGTCGCCGTGGTCACCGGGGCGTCGCGGGGGATCGGCACGTACATTGCGAAGGAGCTGGCGAAGGAGGGCTGCCACGTGGTGCTGGCGGCGCGGACGGTCCCGGCGCTGGAGGGGCTGGCGGAGGAGATCCGGGGGATGGGCCGGCGGGCGCTGCCGGTGGCATGCGACGTGGCCGATGCGGACAGCCGGCGGTCGCTGGTGTCGGCGGCGGTCGCGGAGTTCGGGCGGATCGACATCCTGGTGAACAACGCCGGGATCGAGGTGACGGCGCACTTCGAAGACCAGGACGACGAAGAGCTGGACCGGATTATCCGGGTGAACCTGATTGCGCCGATGCAGCTGACGCGCCTGGTGTTGCCGGGGATGCTGGAGCGGAAGCGGGGGCACATCGTGAACATTTCCTCGCTGGCGGGGAAGGTGCCGGTGCCGTACTCGTCGCCGTATGCGGCATCGAAGGCGGGGCTGATCGCGTTCACCGAGGGGCTGCGGGCCGAGCTGCAGGGCACCGGGGTTTCAGCGAGCGCAATCTGCCCGGGCTTCGTGGCCGATGCGGGGATGTACGCCGACTGGGAGCGGGAGACCGGGACGCGGGCCTCGTTCCTCGCCGGGACGGTGAAGCCGGAGCGGGTTGCGCGCGATGTGGTGAAGGCGATCCGGAAGAACCGGCCGGAGATGCTGCAGTTCTGGCTGCCGGCCCGGCCGACGGCGGTGCTGGCAGAGCTGGCGCCGGGGATGTTCGAGAAGATCTACCCGATTTTCGGGGTGAAGAAGACGTACGAGAAGATTGCCGACCGGCGGCGCGAGGAGAAGCGGAAGGCGCAGCAGGGTGCAGCCGCCGGCTGA
- a CDS encoding ABC transporter substrate-binding protein, which translates to MSASYWDRYWKERRTRRRFLGGATALTAGAAGLALVGCGDDDDDDGGPSGLATSTPGPQATSTPADPFANAKRGGTYRITFTGDPPSIDPYGNLSFLTKGYSAYVYSRLFKYNTGPGVRQADLRPVPDIAESAEASPDGITWTIKLKPNVKFHNVAPVNGRTVDSDDVKYSWGRATAETNTNSSQLAFVDSVQYPDKQTIVFKLKEPNAAFLDVLADANLLWIMPKEADGGFDPSKTSIGSGPWMLESYTPSVGFKLKKNPEWYMSGFPLMDAVEISVIPEYANRLAQFQAGNTDVEGLNAEDLVNVKNALPNVQLYGEVSQLLSIIYMDPKPDSPWNKDPRVRLAISMATDRAALLDLAYNVKKLKEAGLAVSERWNNLIPAGLVRFWLDPLSPEQGETSKYFKYDPAEAKKLLAAAGYPDGFSTVYQYTANRYGSAFNAVAEANIQYLNAIGIKTTTDVQDYSSKYITQTFTGNFTGIAFGYETPFPEAGSYPIRLFTDNPVNHSRIKDPELEDLARKQQRELDPAKRKELFFEIQRKNAAKMWYIPQNQGAGTAWTGYREWVKNIDIQTVPGAYSAGTEEVPFIWLDRA; encoded by the coding sequence ATGTCCGCTTCCTACTGGGACCGCTACTGGAAGGAGCGCCGCACCCGGCGCCGCTTCCTCGGCGGTGCCACCGCCCTCACCGCCGGCGCGGCCGGTCTCGCACTCGTCGGCTGCGGCGACGATGATGATGACGACGGCGGCCCCTCCGGCCTTGCCACCTCGACCCCGGGCCCCCAGGCCACCTCGACCCCGGCCGACCCCTTCGCCAATGCCAAGCGCGGCGGCACCTACCGCATCACCTTCACCGGCGACCCGCCCAGCATCGACCCCTACGGCAACCTCTCCTTCCTCACCAAGGGCTATTCGGCCTACGTCTACAGCCGCCTCTTCAAATACAACACCGGCCCCGGCGTCCGCCAGGCCGACCTCCGGCCCGTGCCCGATATCGCCGAGAGCGCCGAAGCCAGCCCCGATGGCATCACCTGGACTATCAAGCTCAAGCCGAACGTCAAGTTCCACAACGTCGCGCCCGTCAACGGCCGCACCGTCGACTCCGACGACGTCAAGTACTCCTGGGGCCGCGCCACCGCCGAGACCAACACCAACAGCAGCCAGCTCGCCTTCGTCGATAGCGTCCAGTACCCCGATAAGCAGACCATCGTCTTCAAACTGAAAGAACCGAACGCGGCGTTCCTCGACGTCCTCGCCGACGCCAACCTCCTCTGGATCATGCCGAAGGAGGCGGACGGCGGGTTCGACCCCTCCAAGACCTCAATCGGCTCCGGCCCCTGGATGCTCGAGTCCTACACCCCCTCGGTCGGCTTCAAGCTCAAGAAGAACCCCGAGTGGTACATGAGCGGCTTCCCACTCATGGACGCGGTCGAAATCTCCGTCATTCCCGAGTACGCCAACCGCCTCGCCCAGTTCCAGGCCGGCAACACCGATGTCGAAGGCCTCAACGCCGAAGACCTCGTCAACGTCAAGAACGCCCTCCCCAACGTCCAGCTCTACGGCGAAGTCTCGCAGCTGCTCTCCATCATCTACATGGACCCGAAGCCGGATTCGCCGTGGAACAAGGACCCGCGGGTGCGGCTTGCCATCTCCATGGCGACGGACCGGGCCGCCCTCCTCGACCTCGCCTACAACGTCAAGAAGCTGAAGGAAGCCGGCCTCGCCGTCTCCGAGCGGTGGAACAACCTCATCCCCGCCGGCCTCGTCCGCTTCTGGCTCGACCCGCTCTCCCCCGAGCAGGGCGAGACCTCGAAGTACTTCAAGTACGACCCGGCCGAGGCGAAGAAGCTCCTGGCCGCCGCCGGCTACCCGGACGGCTTCAGCACGGTCTACCAGTACACCGCCAACCGCTACGGCTCCGCCTTCAACGCCGTCGCCGAGGCGAACATCCAGTACCTGAACGCCATCGGCATCAAGACGACGACTGACGTCCAGGACTACTCCTCGAAGTACATCACCCAGACGTTCACGGGGAACTTCACGGGCATCGCCTTCGGGTACGAAACCCCGTTCCCGGAGGCTGGCAGCTACCCGATCCGCCTCTTCACCGACAACCCGGTGAACCACAGCCGGATCAAAGACCCGGAGCTCGAAGACCTCGCCCGCAAACAGCAGCGGGAGCTCGACCCGGCCAAGCGCAAGGAGCTCTTCTTCGAGATCCAGCGCAAGAACGCGGCCAAGATGTGGTACATCCCCCAGAACCAGGGCGCCGGCACCGCCTGGACTGGCTACCGCGAATGGGTCAAGAACATCGACATCCAGACCGTGCCCGGCGCCTACTCCGCAGGCACCGAAGAGGTCCCCTTCATCTGGCTCGATAGGGCCTAA
- a CDS encoding adenylosuccinate synthase: MPIVVVVGGQWGDEGKGRIVDLLARKARVVARYSAGNNAGHTIVNELGEFKLHLVPAGIFYPEKTCVIGNGVAVDPEVLLGEIEGLEQKNIDTSRLVVSDRAHVIMPWHRLLDQLDEQARGAHAIGTTGKGVGPCFADKVARRGIRICDLLRRDDLVPRIEAALAYQNRVITGVYGAEPIDFRDCLERYIEYGQRLRPYVGDVQEIVLEAHRRGEYVLLEGAQGSLLDLDHGTYPYVTSSVPSSSSSGAALGVGIGPTDISRVVGVFKSYCTRVGNGPFPTELFDGTADQLRDHGKEFGRGEYGTTTGRPRRIGWLDAVAARYSVRFNGLSAVALTRLDVLDALPSIKICTAYELDGRIIDTFPARESELERVRPVYEELPGWQTPTTHVRSFDDLPPQAQAFIRRVEDLLECPVDLISVGPAREQAVIVNPIL; this comes from the coding sequence ATGCCCATCGTCGTCGTCGTCGGCGGCCAGTGGGGCGACGAAGGCAAGGGCCGCATCGTCGACCTGCTCGCCCGCAAAGCCCGTGTCGTCGCCCGCTACTCCGCGGGCAATAATGCCGGCCACACCATCGTCAACGAACTCGGCGAGTTCAAACTCCACCTCGTCCCCGCCGGCATCTTCTACCCCGAAAAAACCTGCGTCATCGGTAACGGCGTCGCCGTCGACCCTGAGGTCCTCCTCGGCGAAATCGAAGGCCTCGAGCAGAAGAACATCGATACCTCCCGCCTCGTCGTCTCCGACCGCGCCCACGTCATCATGCCGTGGCACCGCCTCCTCGATCAGCTCGACGAGCAGGCCCGCGGTGCCCACGCCATCGGCACCACCGGCAAAGGCGTCGGCCCCTGCTTCGCCGATAAGGTCGCCCGCCGCGGCATCCGCATCTGCGACCTCCTCCGCCGCGACGACCTCGTCCCCCGTATCGAAGCCGCCCTCGCCTACCAGAACCGCGTCATCACCGGCGTCTACGGTGCCGAGCCGATCGACTTCCGCGACTGCCTCGAACGGTACATCGAATACGGCCAGCGCCTCCGCCCCTACGTCGGCGACGTCCAGGAGATCGTCCTCGAAGCCCACCGCCGCGGCGAGTACGTCCTCCTCGAAGGCGCCCAGGGCTCACTCCTCGACCTCGACCACGGCACCTACCCCTACGTCACCTCCTCCGTCCCCTCCAGCTCCAGCTCCGGCGCCGCCCTCGGCGTCGGCATCGGTCCCACCGATATCAGCCGCGTCGTCGGCGTCTTCAAGAGCTACTGCACCCGCGTCGGCAACGGCCCCTTCCCCACTGAACTGTTCGACGGCACCGCCGACCAGCTCCGCGACCACGGCAAAGAGTTCGGCCGCGGCGAATACGGCACCACCACCGGCCGGCCCCGCCGCATCGGCTGGCTCGATGCCGTCGCTGCCCGCTACAGCGTGCGCTTCAACGGCCTCTCCGCCGTCGCCCTCACTCGCCTCGACGTCCTCGATGCCCTCCCCTCCATCAAAATCTGCACCGCTTACGAACTCGACGGCCGCATCATCGACACCTTCCCCGCCCGCGAGTCCGAACTCGAGCGGGTCCGCCCCGTCTACGAAGAGCTCCCGGGCTGGCAGACGCCAACCACCCACGTCCGCTCCTTCGACGACCTGCCGCCCCAGGCCCAGGCCTTCATCCGGCGCGTCGAAGACCTCCTCGAATGCCCCGTCGACCTCATCTCCGTCGGCCCCGCCCGCGAGCAGGCCGTCATCGTCAATCCTATCCTCTAG
- a CDS encoding phosphoglyceromutase → MYTLVLLRHGESAWNRENRFTGWHDVPLSDTGRAEAVRAGELMRDAGLAFDVAHTSLLRRAIETVNIALDVMDQHWIPVRRHWRLNERHYGALQGLNKKETSERYGPEQVFAWRRSYDVPPPPLDPGDERHPRFDRRYAALPPDLLPASECLKDVVARMLPYWYDAIVPDLRAGRCVLVGAHGNSLRALVKHLDGISDEAIAELNIPTGIPLVYELDEHFRPVSSRYLGDPEAARAAAEAVARQAG, encoded by the coding sequence ATGTACACCCTCGTCCTCCTCCGCCACGGCGAATCCGCCTGGAACCGCGAAAATCGCTTCACCGGCTGGCACGATGTCCCCCTCTCCGACACCGGCCGCGCCGAGGCTGTCCGCGCCGGCGAACTGATGCGCGACGCAGGCCTCGCCTTCGACGTCGCCCACACCTCCCTCCTCCGCCGCGCCATCGAAACCGTCAACATCGCCCTCGATGTCATGGACCAGCACTGGATCCCCGTCCGCCGCCACTGGCGCCTCAACGAGCGCCACTACGGCGCACTCCAGGGCCTCAACAAGAAGGAAACCAGCGAGCGCTACGGCCCCGAGCAGGTCTTCGCCTGGCGCCGCAGCTACGACGTCCCCCCGCCCCCGCTCGACCCCGGCGATGAGCGCCACCCCCGCTTCGACCGCCGCTACGCCGCCCTCCCGCCCGACCTCCTCCCCGCGAGCGAGTGCCTGAAGGACGTCGTCGCCCGCATGCTTCCCTACTGGTACGACGCGATCGTCCCCGACCTCCGCGCGGGCCGCTGCGTCCTCGTCGGCGCCCACGGCAACAGCCTCCGCGCCCTCGTCAAGCACCTCGACGGCATCAGCGACGAGGCGATCGCCGAGCTGAACATCCCCACGGGCATCCCGCTCGTCTACGAACTCGACGAGCACTTCCGGCCGGTCAGCTCCCGCTACCTCGGCGACCCCGAAGCCGCCCGGGCCGCAGCCGAAGCCGTCGCCCGCCAGGCCGGCTGA
- a CDS encoding CapA family protein has translation MEHPGPAGARNPWLPWFVASIAAFGLSLGALAFVLVEAVTDGTGGPAAGVPPPEPTPEPPLRYQGALPAAAAGLGLVPAGPGEPADLAFEPAGPGGGVPVRLFIPAAAPGAGVDALAGEQLAAALRGEVASWAAFGGFDRAIEPGFLGAPAEAQGILEGLGAGTFDLSRFRFFATAEELRATLALDSGMLAIVPFEALRPPMVALAIDGMDPARGFGEPARWPLAERVAVRALTPAGEAARAQAEAAIAVQLPPVTRVVATGDILMSRCTLAAIRATGDWASPLRSPVGDFLAAADIAAGSLDGSIQDYAEPYGCIPTTNLTSPPEVIAALTHAGFDVLTVATNHVFDCADGGCGARAMLRTIDLLRAAGIATVGGGANLAEALEPVIIERNGVRFGFLGFDDIAAEDIGATETEPGTAPLDDSYADERSTPPREPAFYKPAELLSLSRFEGAIRDLKARADVVIVLVQSGYEDTHEPSPRSTKAARAAVDAGADLVVGNQAHWVQWVEVRGDAFIAYALGNFIFDQVWTPEHTQGYLLEATFHGAKLSTIRMLPYVIEGQYRPMFAEGPTRLKVIQDVLGR, from the coding sequence ATGGAGCATCCCGGGCCGGCGGGGGCGCGGAATCCGTGGCTGCCGTGGTTCGTCGCCAGCATCGCGGCGTTCGGCCTGAGCCTTGGCGCGCTCGCCTTCGTGCTGGTCGAAGCGGTGACCGACGGGACGGGCGGGCCTGCAGCGGGGGTGCCCCCGCCGGAGCCGACCCCGGAGCCGCCGCTCCGCTACCAGGGCGCGCTCCCGGCCGCGGCGGCGGGGCTGGGGCTGGTGCCGGCCGGGCCCGGCGAGCCGGCAGACCTGGCGTTCGAACCCGCCGGGCCGGGCGGAGGGGTGCCGGTGCGGCTGTTCATCCCGGCGGCGGCCCCGGGCGCGGGGGTCGATGCGCTGGCAGGGGAACAGCTGGCCGCGGCGCTCCGGGGCGAGGTGGCGAGCTGGGCGGCCTTCGGCGGGTTCGACCGGGCGATCGAGCCGGGATTCCTCGGGGCGCCGGCGGAGGCGCAGGGGATTCTCGAAGGGCTGGGCGCGGGCACATTCGACCTTTCGCGCTTCAGGTTCTTCGCGACAGCGGAGGAGCTGCGGGCGACGCTGGCGCTCGATTCAGGGATGCTGGCGATCGTCCCGTTTGAGGCGCTCCGCCCGCCGATGGTGGCGCTGGCCATCGATGGGATGGACCCGGCCCGGGGGTTCGGCGAGCCGGCCCGCTGGCCGCTGGCGGAACGGGTGGCGGTCCGGGCGCTGACCCCGGCCGGCGAGGCGGCGCGGGCCCAGGCGGAGGCCGCCATCGCCGTGCAGCTGCCGCCGGTGACGCGGGTGGTGGCGACGGGAGACATCCTGATGTCGCGCTGCACCCTGGCGGCGATCCGGGCCACGGGGGACTGGGCGAGCCCGCTCCGTTCGCCGGTGGGCGACTTCCTCGCGGCGGCCGATATCGCGGCGGGCTCGCTCGACGGCTCGATCCAGGATTACGCGGAGCCGTACGGCTGCATCCCGACGACCAACCTGACCTCGCCGCCGGAGGTGATTGCGGCGCTCACTCACGCCGGATTTGACGTGCTGACGGTGGCGACGAACCACGTATTCGACTGCGCCGACGGCGGCTGCGGGGCGCGGGCGATGCTGCGGACCATTGATCTGCTGCGGGCGGCGGGCATTGCGACGGTCGGGGGCGGGGCAAACCTGGCGGAGGCGCTGGAGCCGGTCATCATCGAGCGGAACGGCGTCCGGTTCGGGTTCCTGGGGTTCGACGACATCGCGGCCGAGGATATCGGCGCGACGGAGACGGAGCCGGGGACAGCGCCGCTCGACGATTCGTACGCGGATGAGCGGAGCACGCCGCCGCGGGAGCCGGCGTTCTACAAGCCGGCGGAGCTGCTCTCGCTCAGCCGGTTCGAGGGCGCGATTCGCGACCTGAAGGCGAGGGCGGATGTCGTCATTGTGCTGGTGCAGTCGGGGTATGAGGACACGCACGAGCCGAGCCCGCGGAGCACCAAGGCGGCGCGTGCGGCGGTTGATGCGGGGGCCGATCTGGTGGTCGGGAACCAGGCGCACTGGGTGCAGTGGGTGGAGGTGCGGGGCGACGCGTTCATCGCCTATGCGCTGGGGAACTTCATCTTCGACCAGGTGTGGACGCCGGAGCACACGCAGGGGTACCTGCTGGAGGCGACGTTCCACGGGGCGAAGCTGTCGACGATCCGGATGCTGCCCTATGTGATTGAGGGGCAGTACCGGCCGATGTTCGCGGAGGGGCCGACGCGGCTGAAGGTGATTCAGGATGTGCTGGGGAGGTGA
- a CDS encoding HDOD domain-containing protein: MTGQIRSKPNSIRQIVIAVFEKVDRPVEEPGQSGGVHRIVPSPPGGAADTQCVMGKDAAALLSRIDDLPPLPAVAARVMGMAEDERTSAMDLAQVLATDQALTAKLIRISNSAFYGFARRISTVREAVVILGFKQVRQVAVGASLMNTFRKLPGETFDLDLFWGHSVAVAVAAEALAKRTFTVKPEDAFTAGILHDIGRLVIRQVMPAEFEQAVQLAKRGEAPLHVAELMTTGYAHDEVGRALGERWKFPGHLVEAVECHHNETLTPEHDGLAGVVAQANRLVLHYGLFCGYDLEGGEVAPLPPDLAAVEEACGGIERVLNRAFSFIEAASGTPGTWYARAS; the protein is encoded by the coding sequence ATGACCGGGCAAATTCGCTCGAAACCGAACAGTATTCGCCAGATTGTCATCGCCGTTTTCGAAAAGGTTGACCGGCCAGTAGAGGAGCCGGGGCAATCGGGAGGCGTGCACCGGATCGTCCCTTCACCGCCGGGCGGAGCTGCCGACACTCAATGCGTGATGGGTAAGGATGCTGCTGCGCTGCTCTCCCGTATCGATGACCTGCCGCCGCTGCCGGCCGTCGCCGCCCGGGTGATGGGCATGGCGGAGGATGAGCGCACAAGCGCGATGGACCTCGCGCAGGTGCTGGCGACCGACCAGGCGCTGACCGCGAAGCTGATCCGGATTTCGAACTCTGCGTTCTACGGGTTTGCCCGGCGGATTTCGACGGTGCGTGAGGCGGTCGTGATCCTCGGGTTCAAGCAGGTGCGCCAGGTGGCGGTTGGCGCAAGCCTGATGAACACATTCCGGAAGCTGCCGGGTGAGACGTTCGACCTGGACCTGTTCTGGGGGCACAGCGTGGCGGTGGCGGTGGCGGCCGAGGCGCTGGCGAAGAGGACGTTCACGGTGAAGCCGGAGGACGCGTTCACGGCGGGCATCCTGCACGATATCGGCCGGCTGGTGATCCGGCAGGTGATGCCGGCGGAGTTCGAGCAGGCGGTGCAGCTAGCGAAACGGGGCGAGGCACCGCTGCACGTGGCCGAGCTGATGACGACGGGCTACGCGCACGATGAGGTCGGGCGGGCCCTCGGGGAACGGTGGAAGTTCCCGGGGCACCTGGTGGAGGCGGTGGAGTGCCATCACAACGAGACCCTGACGCCGGAGCATGACGGGCTGGCCGGCGTGGTGGCCCAGGCGAACCGGCTGGTGCTGCACTACGGGCTCTTCTGCGGGTACGACCTGGAGGGGGGCGAGGTGGCGCCGCTGCCGCCGGACCTCGCAGCAGTTGAGGAGGCCTGCGGGGGAATCGAGCGAGTGCTGAACCGGGCGTTCTCGTTCATCGAGGCAGCGTCGGGCACGCCGGGCACCTGGTACGCGCGGGCGAGCTGA
- a CDS encoding ABC transporter permease translates to MQRYILRRLLLMVPTLLGVTFVVFVIVRAVPGDVVDLVLGEFGAGDQATKEAIRKEFGLEGNIVAQYIRWLGDIVRFDLGNSLISNREVTSELRNRLPVTFQLGAMAIFFSLLIAVPVGVISAIRQDTWADYLGRSFAIGLLAAPNFWIAILLISLAARYFQWGVPPAKYIPFTEDPVGNLKLMFMPAVILSGALSGSVMRFTRSSMLEVLRQDYIRTAWAKGLRERVIIVRHAMRNALIPVVTVVGLQLPVLVGGTVIIETVYSIPGMGRYYVSSIDQKDYPVIQAVNIVVALVVVFANLTVDVLYSVIDPRIRYS, encoded by the coding sequence ATGCAACGCTACATCCTCCGCCGCCTCCTTCTGATGGTCCCCACCCTCCTCGGCGTCACCTTCGTCGTCTTCGTCATCGTCCGGGCCGTCCCCGGCGATGTCGTCGACCTCGTCCTCGGCGAATTCGGCGCCGGCGACCAGGCCACCAAGGAGGCGATCCGCAAGGAGTTCGGCCTCGAGGGCAACATCGTCGCCCAGTACATCCGCTGGCTCGGCGATATCGTCCGGTTCGATCTCGGAAACTCCCTCATCTCCAACCGCGAAGTCACCTCCGAGCTGCGCAACCGCCTGCCGGTCACCTTCCAGCTCGGCGCCATGGCGATCTTCTTCTCGCTCCTGATCGCCGTCCCGGTCGGCGTTATCTCCGCCATCCGCCAGGATACCTGGGCCGACTACCTCGGCCGAAGCTTCGCCATCGGCCTCCTCGCCGCCCCGAACTTCTGGATCGCCATCCTCCTCATCTCCCTCGCTGCCCGCTACTTCCAGTGGGGCGTCCCCCCGGCCAAGTACATCCCCTTCACCGAAGACCCGGTCGGCAACCTCAAGCTCATGTTCATGCCCGCCGTCATCCTCAGCGGCGCCCTCAGCGGCTCCGTCATGCGCTTCACCCGCTCCTCCATGCTCGAAGTCCTCCGCCAGGACTACATCCGCACCGCCTGGGCCAAGGGTCTCCGCGAACGCGTCATCATCGTCCGCCATGCCATGCGCAACGCCCTCATCCCCGTCGTGACGGTCGTCGGCCTCCAGCTCCCCGTCCTCGTCGGCGGCACCGTCATCATCGAAACCGTCTACTCCATCCCCGGCATGGGCCGCTACTACGTCTCCTCCATCGACCAGAAGGACTACCCGGTCATCCAGGCCGTCAATATCGTCGTCGCCCTCGTCGTCGTCTTCGCCAACCTGACCGTGGATGTCCTCTACTCCGTCATCGACCCAAGGATCCGGTACTCGTAG
- a CDS encoding ABC transporter permease — MATDAHVLETYAVRAELTRAARIRRSVSTFIRTKPLGTFGAAVVILLILMAAFPQAFTFGKDPNIGVLSERFQGPSASHWFGTDQQGRDLYTRIVYGARNSILIGFGVVAISSTAALILGIVSGYFGGKFDILLQRLVDIGIALPGLIFIILFVTSIQQIPVNLRIVLSVGMLVALSQSRVIRGAAIAAKQNQYVEAARVIGASDFRIIFRHVAPNVFPVLIVGASIQVGGAVLVESSLAFLGYGVQPPTASWGRMLNEARERLTQYPHVAIFPGLVIFLTVYAFNMFGDALRDVLDPRLRGAR, encoded by the coding sequence ATGGCCACCGACGCCCACGTCCTCGAAACCTACGCCGTCCGCGCCGAACTCACCCGCGCCGCCCGCATCCGCCGCTCGGTGAGCACCTTCATCCGCACCAAGCCGCTCGGCACCTTCGGCGCCGCCGTGGTCATCCTCCTCATCCTCATGGCCGCCTTCCCCCAGGCCTTCACCTTCGGCAAAGACCCGAACATCGGCGTCCTCTCCGAACGCTTCCAGGGCCCCTCGGCCAGCCACTGGTTCGGCACCGACCAGCAGGGCCGCGACCTCTACACCCGCATCGTCTACGGCGCCCGCAACTCCATTCTCATCGGCTTCGGCGTCGTCGCCATCTCCTCCACCGCCGCCCTTATCCTCGGCATCGTCTCCGGCTACTTCGGCGGCAAGTTCGATATCCTCCTGCAGCGCCTCGTCGATATCGGCATCGCCCTCCCCGGCCTCATCTTCATCATCCTCTTCGTCACCTCCATCCAGCAGATCCCCGTCAACCTCCGCATCGTCCTCTCCGTCGGCATGCTCGTCGCCCTCAGCCAGTCGCGCGTCATCCGCGGCGCCGCCATCGCCGCCAAGCAGAACCAGTACGTCGAAGCCGCCCGCGTCATCGGCGCCTCCGACTTCCGCATCATCTTCCGGCACGTCGCCCCCAACGTCTTTCCCGTCCTCATCGTCGGCGCCTCCATCCAGGTCGGCGGCGCGGTGCTCGTCGAATCCTCCCTCGCCTTCCTGGGCTACGGCGTCCAGCCGCCCACCGCCTCCTGGGGCCGCATGCTCAATGAAGCCCGCGAACGGCTCACCCAGTACCCCCACGTCGCCATCTTCCCCGGGCTCGTCATCTTCCTCACCGTCTACGCCTTCAACATGTTCGGCGATGCCCTCCGCGACGTCCTCGACCCGCGCCTCCGCGGCGCCCGCTGA